One window from the genome of Alkalihalobacillus sp. LMS6 encodes:
- a CDS encoding aminotransferase class V-fold PLP-dependent enzyme translates to MSDSLLFNKPLDSFMQEQFYYLDEDITGNKRLFFENSGGSLRLKNVVQADARIASYPDCPERLHDMALEIRKIIENGLNDVHIMLNATSGSILPIDTASRAMFEMIGSFSQATAGGNIVTTALEHPSAYDACVHYADLHKKELRVAEADPLTGTVLTKSIIELIDKDTNLLAFVATSNITGAILDIPEIVKQARAINPEMYIVIDAVQYAPHGVVDLEKWDVDGLNIAPYKMFGNRGMAFAYISERAASITHLKLAAAPADKWGLGSPAPAHYAGFSEIVNYICTLGSYVSESTDRREQYVNGMTLIEDRERALHTFLLHGDQDTPGLLQLDGLTVHFKDQPLEQKDFIVGLSFDDLSWSKAVELYTKKGVLVYERLATSYYSKRILESVQLEGLIRVSPLHCHTLDDMRTFIHITQSLLRVNGR, encoded by the coding sequence TTGTCGGACAGTCTACTATTTAACAAGCCACTAGATTCCTTTATGCAAGAGCAATTCTACTATTTGGATGAAGATATCACTGGAAACAAACGTCTTTTTTTTGAAAACTCAGGCGGATCACTCCGTTTAAAAAATGTTGTACAAGCAGATGCGCGCATTGCCTCTTATCCTGATTGTCCCGAACGCCTTCATGATATGGCTTTAGAAATTCGCAAAATTATTGAGAATGGGTTAAACGATGTGCACATCATGCTTAATGCTACATCTGGTAGTATCTTACCCATTGACACCGCTTCACGAGCGATGTTTGAAATGATTGGGTCATTTAGTCAGGCAACAGCTGGCGGAAATATTGTTACTACCGCATTAGAACATCCATCCGCATACGATGCGTGTGTCCATTACGCAGACTTGCATAAAAAAGAATTACGTGTTGCTGAAGCCGATCCACTTACAGGAACGGTTTTAACAAAATCAATAATCGAGCTTATCGATAAAGACACAAACCTATTAGCTTTTGTCGCCACATCAAATATCACAGGTGCCATTCTGGACATTCCTGAAATAGTTAAACAAGCACGAGCCATTAACCCAGAAATGTATATTGTCATTGATGCCGTTCAATATGCCCCTCATGGTGTCGTTGATTTGGAAAAATGGGATGTAGATGGGTTAAACATTGCCCCTTATAAAATGTTTGGCAACCGCGGAATGGCATTTGCGTATATCTCTGAACGTGCAGCAAGTATTACTCACCTAAAACTCGCAGCTGCTCCCGCTGATAAATGGGGTCTCGGTTCGCCAGCACCTGCACATTATGCTGGTTTTAGTGAGATTGTTAACTATATTTGTACACTCGGTTCTTACGTCAGTGAATCAACGGACAGACGTGAACAATACGTAAACGGGATGACACTCATTGAAGATCGCGAGCGTGCGCTTCATACATTTTTATTACATGGTGATCAAGACACACCTGGCTTGCTCCAATTAGATGGACTCACTGTCCACTTTAAAGATCAACCTTTAGAGCAAAAAGATTTTATTGTAGGGTTATCTTTCGATGATCTTTCTTGGTCAAAAGCAGTCGAGCTTTATACAAAAAAAGGCGTTCTCGTATATGAGCGACTCGCCACAAGCTATTATTCAAAACGGATACTAGAATCTGTTCAATTAGAAGGGCTCATACGTGTCTCTCCCTTACATTGCCATACATTAGACGATATGAGGACATTTATTCACATTACACAATCGTTGTTACGTGTGAATGGACGTTAA
- a CDS encoding LysR family transcriptional regulator, with amino-acid sequence MNKEEVNAFLAIVRCGTITNAATTLYVSQSSLSQRLANLEKKLDTKLITRGKGKATIRLTEAGHKFLRIADEWEKLVQETEELKYVSNRQELRIGSVDSVSSFILYPIFETIMRKWPQTRLRIQTHQSHELYALMEQRKIDIGFVLQQRATYSFDIEPLFSEEMFVIMRVDEKLYTKESMIDNQQLNPEKELYINWSPDYQEWHNQWWQTNATSGIQLDTAHHLKQLLHGNYWAIVPLSIVKALAKDIQLHVYRLMDPPPPRTCYMLSRSSQHAKFIQLFKQVKEGN; translated from the coding sequence ATGAATAAAGAGGAAGTGAACGCTTTTCTAGCAATTGTGCGATGTGGAACGATTACGAATGCGGCGACTACGCTATATGTCTCTCAATCTTCTTTAAGTCAACGACTTGCAAACTTGGAGAAGAAGCTCGACACAAAGCTAATAACAAGGGGAAAAGGAAAGGCGACCATTCGCTTAACTGAAGCAGGGCATAAATTTTTGCGTATTGCAGATGAATGGGAAAAGCTTGTGCAAGAGACAGAAGAACTTAAATATGTATCTAACAGACAAGAGTTACGTATTGGCTCCGTTGACAGTGTAAGTTCATTTATTCTCTATCCAATTTTTGAAACGATCATGAGAAAATGGCCACAAACAAGATTGAGAATTCAGACTCACCAGTCTCATGAACTTTATGCATTGATGGAGCAACGTAAAATTGATATTGGGTTTGTTTTACAGCAACGAGCAACCTATTCATTCGACATTGAGCCTTTATTTTCTGAAGAGATGTTTGTCATTATGCGAGTGGATGAGAAGCTCTACACGAAAGAATCAATGATTGACAATCAACAATTAAACCCGGAAAAGGAACTTTATATTAATTGGAGCCCTGATTATCAAGAATGGCATAATCAGTGGTGGCAAACGAATGCAACAAGTGGTATCCAGCTCGATACCGCTCATCATTTAAAGCAACTACTGCACGGTAATTATTGGGCGATTGTTCCTCTTTCTATTGTTAAAGCATTGGCGAAAGACATTCAACTGCATGTATATCGTTTAATGGACCCGCCACCACCACGAACTTGTTATATGTTATCTCGATCAAGCCAGCATGCTAAGTTTATACAATTATTTAAACAGGTGAAGGAAGGCAACTAA